A portion of the Ascaphus truei isolate aAscTru1 chromosome 14, aAscTru1.hap1, whole genome shotgun sequence genome contains these proteins:
- the LOC142465391 gene encoding alpha-1,4-N-acetylglucosaminyltransferase-like, whose product MEPSPLALCAIESAARVYHDRPVVFFMKGLTNISSEEDMNRTRKSFPTLSSFDNLYFFPLRMEEVFKDTPLLPWFMKVDPKSEMYWTYVSSDGCRYAFIWKHGGIYMDTDVISIRPIMDENFVAAEFSQISGNAVFGISPRNNFTWNCLKNFVQNYKGEVWGYQGPSLLTRVLKKLCDLPKFQAEEDIKCENISFLNPQRFYPISYPSWQKYFQVWETRPTFNNSYGLHLWNFMNQGEHKTMVPGSNTLVDHLYQQYCPTSYRALLRNEITHH is encoded by the exons ATGGAGCCTTCTCCCCTGGCATTATGTGCCATAGAGTCAGCAGCCCGTGTGTACCATGACAGACCTGTGGTTTTTTTCATGAAAGGTTTGACCAACATATCCTCGGAAGAAGATATGAACAGAACACGGAAGAGTTTCCCAACACTCTCATCTTTTGATAACCTCTACTTCTTCCCTCTGAGAATGGAGGAGGTATTTAAGGATACACCTCTACTCCCCTGGTTTATGAAG GTTGATCCTAAATCGGAAATGTACTGGACCTATGTCAGCTCCGATGGCTGCAGGTATGCATTTATTTGGAAACATGGTGGTATCTATATGGACACTGACGTCATTTCAATTCGACCCATCATGGATGAGAACTTTGTGGCTGCTGAATTCTCTCAGATTTCTGGCAATGCTGTTTTTGGAATTTCTCCCAGAAACAATTTCACCTGGAACTGCTTGAAAAACTTTGTTCAGAACTATAAAGGAGAAGTGTGGGGATACCAAGGGCCATCACTCCTCACACGCGTTCTGAAaaagttgtgtgacctgcctaaATTTCAGGCCGAAGAGGATATCAAGTGTGAAAACATCTCCTTCTTAAACCCCCAACGCTTCTACCCTATTTCATATCCATCTTGGCAGAAGTACTTCCAGGTGTGGGAGACGAGGCCAACTTTCAACAACTCCTATGGTTTGCATCTCTGGAACTTCATGAATCAAGGTGAACATAAGACTATGGTTCCTGGGAGTAACACACTGGTGGACCATCTCTACCAGCAGTACTGCCCCACCTCCTACAGAGCACTTCTGAGGAATGAAATCACTCACCATTAA